A genomic window from Triticum urartu cultivar G1812 chromosome 7, Tu2.1, whole genome shotgun sequence includes:
- the LOC125523408 gene encoding protein STRUBBELIG-RECEPTOR FAMILY 3-like: MTRRAPARACGGGGRVLLVLLLVAAAALAPRGARAVTDASDVIAMNGLYVSLGSPSLPGWIPNGGDPCGEGWQGVTCTGTGITKIKMNVANLGGQLSSLGNFTSITTIDLSNNNIGGTIPEDLPLTLQNLFLSANQLTGSIPSSLSKLTGLSAMSLNVNHLDGELPDAFDSLAGLINLDISENNFTGVLPPSMKNLSSLTTLRIQDNQLSGTLDNLQDLPIKDLNVENNLFSGPVPPKLENIPIFKKDGNPFNTTIAPSASPPSASPPSSIGPAPTPTPAGPKQAPTPTTTPTDLSPTKAPSPPSPPSKSPPPSNSSDGSTTRDSTSSSQKHNSSKKLKIAGFVILVVVLFISIVLLVIFCLTKYQERRSRYDYNRSQLGRVHHRVEPQIMPASVQKRDDTKKGPGETLEKRSRESSLAAAALPKKPAENRKEHIINLDRTDSELFAVAPPPPPPPPTEKVVVQPKPIVAPERRHSPPPRTSTPTSATPYSVASLQQYTSNFREQNVIRESRLGKVFLAELPEGKLLEVMKIDNPNGRVSVDDFLELVALISEIKHPNTLELVGYCAEYGQRLLVYNHFSRKTLDDALHDREEIDIELSWNARLQVALSSGKALEYLHESFQPPIVHQNFEPANVLLDDKLSVCVAECGLAELMPSSSVTQLSGRLRTLLNYDAPEFQESGIISERGDVYSFGVVMLELLTGRKPYDSSRPRHEQHLVRWAGCQLHDIESLSKMVDPSIRGQCSEKVLSRFADIISRCIQREPEFRPPVSAVVQDITSIVNASREESE; the protein is encoded by the exons ATGACGAGGCGGGCTCCGGCGCGCGCATGCGGCGGGGGCGGCCGAGTACTGCTGGTTCTGCTGCTGGTCGCCGCCGCCGCATTGGCGCCGCGGGGCGCGCGCGCGGTCACCGACGCCTCCGACG TTATTGCTATGAATGGACTGTACGTTTCGCTCGGATCGCCGAGCCTTCCCGGGTGGATTCCAAACGGCGGAGACCCCTGCGGCGAGGGTTGGCAGGGAGTTACCTGCACCGGCACAGGCATTACCAAAAT AAAGATGAATGTCGCAAACCTGGGAGGGCAGCTGAGCAGCTTAGGGAACTTCACTTCAATCACCACCAT AGATCTTAGTAACAATAATATTGGTGGAACTATACCAGAAGACCTACCTCTCACACTGCAGAATCT TTTCCTCTCTGCTAATCAGCTCACTGGAAGTATTCCCAGTTCGTTGTCCAAACTTACAGGTTTATCAGCCAT GTCACTCAACGTCAACCATCTAGATGGAGAACTGCCAGATGCTTTCGATTCACTTGCTGGACTTATAAATCT GGATATTTCTGAGAACAACTTTACTGGTGTGTTACCACCTTCAATGAAAAACCTGTCATCTTTGACTACATT GCGCATACAAGACAATCAACTGTCAGGGACCCTTGACAACTTGCAGGATCTCCCCATCAAAGACCT GAATGTAGAGAACAACTTGTTTTCTGGACCAGTACCTCCGAAACTAGAGAACATACCGATCTTCAA AAAGGATGGTAATCCATTTAATACGACTATAGCCCCGTCAGCATCACCGCCTTCAGCGTCGCCGCCTTCATCAATAGGACCAGCACCAACTCCAACACCAGCAGGACCAAAACAAGCCCCAACTCCAACAACAACGCCTACAGATCTAAGTCCAACAAAAGCACCCTCACCTCCATCGCCCCCTTCAAAATCCCCTCCTCCCTCAAACTCTTCTGATGGATCAACTACTCGAGATAGCACCTCATCATCTCAGAAACATAATTCGTCAAAAAAGCTCAAGATTGCCGGATTTGTTATTCTTGTAGTAGTGCTTTTCATATCTATAGTCCTGCTGGTAATCTTTTGTTTGACCAAGTACCAAGAGAGACGGTCAAGATATGATTATAACAGAAGTCAGCTGGGAAGGGTCCATCATAGGGTTGAGCCCCAAATTATGCCGGCTTCAGTGCAAAAAAGGGATGATACTAAAAAAG GTCCAGGTGAGACCCTTGAAAAGAGGAGCCGTGAGTCAAGTTTGGCAGCAGCAG CTCTCCCAAAGAAACCTGCTGAAAACCGAAAGGAGCACATAATTAATTTGGATCGGACAGACTCGGAACTTTTTGCAGTtgcaccccctccccctccaccACCCCCTACTGAAAAAGTTGTTGTACAGCCTAAGCCCATTGTTGCTCCAGAAAGGAGGCATAGCCCTCCACCAAGGACAAGTACCCCGACATCTGCCACACCCTACTCTGTTGCATCTCTTCAGCAATATACAAGCAATTTCAGAGAGCAGAATGTGATAAGAGAGAGTAGATTAGGAAAGGTATTCCTAGCTGAGCTTCCTGAAGGCAAG TTATTGGAAGTTATGAAGATCGACAATCCTAATGGAAGAGTGTCAGTGGATGACTTTCTAGAACTGGTTGCGCTTATCTCAGAGATCAAGCATCCCAACACCCTTGAGTTAGTTGGATACTGTGCTGAATATGGACAGCGATTACTTGTATACAATCACTTCAGCAGAAAAACACTAGATGATGCACTTCATGATAGAGAGGAAATCGACATTGAACTATCATGGAATGCTCGTCTCCAGGTTGCTCTTAGCTCCGGCAAAGCCTTAGA GTATCTTCATGAAAGCTTCCAACCCCCGATCGTGCATCAGAATTTTGAACCAGCTAATGTTCTCCTAGATGATAAGTTGTCAGTGTGTGTTGCTGAATGTGGACTAGCAGAGCTGATGCCCTCAAGTTCTGTCACTCAG CTGTCAGGTCGGTTGCGCACATTACTGAACTATGATGCGCCTGAATTCCAGGAATCTGGGATCATTTCAGAACGAGGCGATGTTTACAGTTTTGGAGTAGTGATGCTAGAACTTCTTACCGGGCGTAAACCATACGATAG TTCACGCCCACGCCATGAACAGCATCTTGTTAGATGGGCCGGTTGTCAGCTCCATGACATTGAATCCCTTTCCAAGATGGTGGACCCTTCTATTCGAGGGCAGTGCTCCGAGAAAGTATTGTCGCGGTTTGCTGACATAATCAGCCGCTGTATCCAG AGGGAGCCAGAATTCAGGCCACCGGTGTCTGCAGTTGTCCAGGACATAACTAGCATTGTGAATGCTTCTCGTGAGGAATCAGAGTAA
- the LOC125523409 gene encoding histone H2B.3-like gives MAPKAEKKPAAAEKTPAAEKTTAGKKPKAEKRPPKSKEGGADKKKKKAKKSVETYKIYIFKVLKQVHPDIGISSKAMSIMNSFINDIFEKLAGESAKLARYNKKPTITSREIQTSVRLVLPGELAKHAVSEGTKAVTKFTSS, from the coding sequence ATGGCCCCCAAGGCGGAGAAGAAGCCGGCTGCCGCCGAGAAGACCCCGGCGGCGGAGAAGACCACGGCggggaagaagcccaaggccgAGAAGCGGCCGCCCAAGTCCAAGGAGGGCGGCgccgacaagaagaagaagaaggccaagaagagcGTGGAGACGTACAAGATCTACATCTTcaaggtgctgaagcaggtgcaCCCGGACATCGGCATCTCCTCCAAGGCCATGTCCATCATGAACTCCTTCATCAACGACATCTTCGAGAAGCTGGCCGGCGAGTCCGCCAAGCTCGCCCGCTACAACAAGAAGCCCACCATCACGTCCCGGGAGATCCAGACCTCCGTCCGCCTCGTCCTCCCCGGGGAGCTCGCCAAGCACGCCGTCTCCGAGGGCACCAAGGCCGTCACCAAGTTCACCTCCTCTTAG